One window of the Epinephelus moara isolate mb chromosome 24, YSFRI_EMoa_1.0, whole genome shotgun sequence genome contains the following:
- the hyal2b gene encoding hyaluronidase-2, translating to MEAVFPSLLLTAGQLPWLLLTLLTSWTVLCSADIKQTRWPLYSQKPVLLAWNAPTQECAPRHGVTLSLDQFDIVASPNEGFVRQNLTIFYKERLGLYPYYERGGTAVNGGLPQLASLTLHYDKMPEGLQKYIREPDAKGLAVIDWEEWRPLWIRNWDIKDIYRNKSREMVAKKNPKWTPEQVGKVAQQEFELSARKFMLETLKFAKNLRPNQLWGFYLFPDCYNHDYRNGLENYTGRCPAVETGRNDQLNWLWMECTALFPSIYIGSVLGSTNYGRLFVRNRVKEAMRLASVGDGLARPVFVYTRPTYMNQMTPLNQTDLVSTIGESVALGAAGVIFWGDTSYASSSASCSILNEYLQGELGRYLLNVSTAAEQCSKVVCKSHGRCQRKISDNDVYLHLSTSTHSITSQGGQLKVTGSPGQAELALFRTHFQCQCYSGYRGEACAQKEKGQNRASSVFGTWPLCLLLPLGLLTLLH from the exons ATGGAAGCTGtattcccctctctcctcctcacagcTGGCCAGCTGCCCTGGTTGCTCCTGACTCTGTTAACATCGTGGACAGTCTTGTGTTCAGCAGATATAAAGCAGACAAGATGGCCATTATATTCCCAGAAGCCAGTTCTTCTTGCGTGGAATGCCCCAACACAGGAGTGTGCCCCGCGGCATGGCGTTACTTTATCTCTGGATCAGTTTGACATTGTGGCATCTCCCAATGAGGGCTTTGTCCGGCAGAACCTCACGATTTTCTATAAGGAGCGCCTTGGGTTGTATCCCTATTATGAGCGAGGTGGCACTGCAGTGAACGGAGGCCTTCCCCAGCTTGCCAGCCTCACTCTGCATTATGACAAGATGCCTGAAGGTTTGCAGAAATACATACGTGAGCCAGACGCAAAAGGTTTGGCTGTGattgactgggaggagtggcgCCCACTGTGGATCCGAAACTGGGATATTAAAGATATCTATCGCAATAAATCCCGTGAAATGGTGGCCAAAAAGAACCCTAAGTGGACCCCAGAACAAGTGGGGAAAGTTGCACAGCAGGAATTTGAGCTGTCAGCTCGCAAATTTATGCTTGAAACTCTGAAATTTGCCAAGAATTTGAGGCCCAATCAACTGTGGGGCTTCTACCTGTTTCCGGATTGTTACAACCATGACTACAGGAATGGCCTGGAGAACTACACAGGCCGCTGTCCTGCTGTGGAGACGGGCCGCAATGATCAACTCAACTGGCTGTGGATGGAGTGTACAGCGTTGTTCCCGTCTATATACATAGGTTCTGTACTAGGTTCTACAAATTATGGACGTCTCTTTGTCCGAAACAGGGTAAAGGAAGCGATGCGCCTGGCGTCTGTTGGGGATGGATTGGCACGACCTGTTTTTGTCTATACCCGCCCTACTTACATGAATCAGATGACCCCCCTAAATCAG ACTGATCTGGTTTCCACCATTGGTGAGAGTGTTGCACTTGGAGCTGCAGGTGTAATCTTCTGGGGGGACACCTCCTATGCAAGCAGCAGT GCCAGCTGCTCTATCCTGAATGAGTATCTACAGGGAGAGCTGGGCCGGTACCTCCTCAAtgtgtccacagcagcagaacagTGCAGTAAGGTGGTGTGCAAATCTCACGGCCGCTGTCAGCGCAAAATATCAGACAATGATGTGTACCTGCATCTTAGCACCTCAACACACAGCATCACCAGTCAGGGTGGCCAGCTGAAGGTTACAGGCTCGCCCGGCCAGGCCGAGCTGGCTCTTTTCCGCACACACTTCCAGTGCCAATGCTACAGTGGGTACAGGGGTGAGGCCTGTGCTCAGAAAGAAAAAGGCCAGAATAGAGCCTCCTCTGTCTTCGGGACCTGGCCTCTTTGCCTTTTACTCCCACTAGGACTCCTCACTCTGCTACACTGA
- the tusc2b gene encoding tumor suppressor 2, mitochondrial calcium regulator b, translated as MGGSGSKSKGFWPFSGSGSTDDPTKDGSEQSMARVRSFPGATPFVFTRRSSMFFDEDGDLAHEFYEETIVTKNGRKKAKLKRIQKNLTPQGIIKLEIPCIHVDFPVVLCEA; from the exons ATGGGTGGTAGTGGCTCCAAATCCAAAGGATTTTGGCCTTTTTCTGGCTCAGGTAGTACGGACGATCCAACCAAAGATGGAAGCGAGCAGTCAATGGCGAGAGTACGAAGTTTCCCAGGCGCAACACCTTTTGTGTTTACTAGACGAAG ctctatGTTCTTTGATGAAGATGGTGACTTGGCCCACGAGTTCTATGAAGAGACAATTGTGACAAAAAATGGACGTAAAAAAGCTAAGCTGAAGAGGATTCAAAAAAACCTAACACCTCAG GGAATTATAAAGCTGGAGATCCCTTGCATCCATGTAGATTTCCCAGTTGTCCTCTGTGAAGCCTGA
- the rassf1 gene encoding ras association domain-containing protein 1 isoform X2 encodes MTWGSTATDTLCSQEDSELELYFTAGTSFFHKVRRSADEQIDWRKQELTVSEIHQKVKEYNAQINSNLYMVINKDGSYTGFIKVHFQLVRPISLPPPQSPCSSPEEDHQDRRMKRRTSFYLPKDAAKHLHISSQTRVREVIEALLNKFTVVDNPAKFALFERTERQSQVFMRKLSDDECPLSLRLCAGPSEKVMSLVLKENETGEVNWDAFSFPELCNFLRILKREEEEHVRQIVRRYALARDTMKQAMARISTPG; translated from the exons ATGACCTGGGGAAGCACAGCGACTGACACATTATGCAGTCAGGAGGACTCAGAGCTGGAACTGTATTTTACTGCAGGCACATCTTTCTTTCACAAGGTCAGACGATCAGCG GACGAACAAATCGACTGGAGGAAACAGGAGTTGACTGTTAGTGAGATTCATCAGAAGGTGAAGGAATACAATGCACAGATCAACAGCAACCTCTACATGGTGATT AATAAAGACGGGTCCTACACTGGTTTCATCAAGGTCCACTTCCAGTTAGTCCGCcccatctccctccctccccctcagAGCCCGTGCTCGTCACCGGAGGAAGATCATCAGGACAGACGGATGAAGCGGCGGACATCTTTCTACCTCCCCAAAGACGCTGCCAAGCACCTGCATATAAGCTCCCAAACACGTGTGCGAGAAGTCATCGAGGCACTGCTCAACAAGTTCACAGTGGTGGACAACCCGGCAAAGTTTGCCCTGTTTGAACGCACTGAGAGACAAAGTCAAG TGTTCATGCGTAAACTGTCTGATGATGAGTGTCCCCTCTCCCTGCGCCTGTGTGCTGGACCCAGTGAAAAAGTCATGAGTCTGGTTTTGAAAGAAAACGAGACAGGGGAAGTCAAT TGGGATGCATTTAGTTTTCCTGAGCTATGCAACTTTCTGCGCATCCTGAAGCGTGAGGAAGAAGAGCACGTGCGGCAGATTGTGAGGCGCTACGCTCTTGCTAGAGACACGATGAAGCAGGCCATGGCAAGGATTAGTACTCCTGGTTGA
- the rassf1 gene encoding ras association domain-containing protein 1 isoform X3, with protein sequence MTWGSTATDTLCSQEDSELELYFTAGTSFFHKDEQIDWRKQELTVSEIHQKVKEYNAQINSNLYMVINKDGSYTGFIKVHFQLVRPISLPPPQSPCSSPEEDHQDRRMKRRTSFYLPKDAAKHLHISSQTRVREVIEALLNKFTVVDNPAKFALFERTERQSQVFMRKLSDDECPLSLRLCAGPSEKVMSLVLKENETGEVNWDAFSFPELCNFLRILKREEEEHVRQIVRRYALARDTMKQAMARISTPG encoded by the exons ATGACCTGGGGAAGCACAGCGACTGACACATTATGCAGTCAGGAGGACTCAGAGCTGGAACTGTATTTTACTGCAGGCACATCTTTCTTTCACAAG GACGAACAAATCGACTGGAGGAAACAGGAGTTGACTGTTAGTGAGATTCATCAGAAGGTGAAGGAATACAATGCACAGATCAACAGCAACCTCTACATGGTGATT AATAAAGACGGGTCCTACACTGGTTTCATCAAGGTCCACTTCCAGTTAGTCCGCcccatctccctccctccccctcagAGCCCGTGCTCGTCACCGGAGGAAGATCATCAGGACAGACGGATGAAGCGGCGGACATCTTTCTACCTCCCCAAAGACGCTGCCAAGCACCTGCATATAAGCTCCCAAACACGTGTGCGAGAAGTCATCGAGGCACTGCTCAACAAGTTCACAGTGGTGGACAACCCGGCAAAGTTTGCCCTGTTTGAACGCACTGAGAGACAAAGTCAAG TGTTCATGCGTAAACTGTCTGATGATGAGTGTCCCCTCTCCCTGCGCCTGTGTGCTGGACCCAGTGAAAAAGTCATGAGTCTGGTTTTGAAAGAAAACGAGACAGGGGAAGTCAAT TGGGATGCATTTAGTTTTCCTGAGCTATGCAACTTTCTGCGCATCCTGAAGCGTGAGGAAGAAGAGCACGTGCGGCAGATTGTGAGGCGCTACGCTCTTGCTAGAGACACGATGAAGCAGGCCATGGCAAGGATTAGTACTCCTGGTTGA
- the rassf1 gene encoding ras association domain-containing protein 1 isoform X1, which translates to MSKCELIELKDLSVNDSIELAAPAARTAPPPVNPGQPSHFHVVRLVGDSVSIEPPGCQIGEAAVGHDFQPYSHAQLTWCDLCGEFIWGLYKPSLRCTNCNYTCHHRCRPFIQLDCCTDGSLLADQEDFSVDSLETDTNVDEQIDWRKQELTVSEIHQKVKEYNAQINSNLYMVINKDGSYTGFIKVHFQLVRPISLPPPQSPCSSPEEDHQDRRMKRRTSFYLPKDAAKHLHISSQTRVREVIEALLNKFTVVDNPAKFALFERTERQSQVFMRKLSDDECPLSLRLCAGPSEKVMSLVLKENETGEVNWDAFSFPELCNFLRILKREEEEHVRQIVRRYALARDTMKQAMARISTPG; encoded by the exons ATGTCTAAATGTGAGCTGATCGAGCTGAAGGACCTCAGTGTCAATGACTCCATTGAGCTGGCTGCTCCCGCTGCCCGTACAGCACCCCCACCTGTAAACCCGGGTCAGCCAAGCCACTTCCATGTCGTCCGTCTGGTCGGAGACAGCGTCAGCATCGAGCCACCTGGGTGTCAGATAGGAGAGGCCGCAGTGGGTCATGACTTCCAGCCCTACAGTCACGCCCAGCTCACCTGGTGTGACCTGTGTGGAGAATTCATCTGGGGGCTTTATAAGCCAAGTTTACGCTGCACCA aCTGCAATTACACTTGTCACCACCGCTGCCGACCATTCATCCAGCTGGATTGCTGCACAGATGGAAGTTTGTTAGCAGACCAGGAAGATTTCTCTGTCGACTCCCTCGAGACAGACACAAACGTG GACGAACAAATCGACTGGAGGAAACAGGAGTTGACTGTTAGTGAGATTCATCAGAAGGTGAAGGAATACAATGCACAGATCAACAGCAACCTCTACATGGTGATT AATAAAGACGGGTCCTACACTGGTTTCATCAAGGTCCACTTCCAGTTAGTCCGCcccatctccctccctccccctcagAGCCCGTGCTCGTCACCGGAGGAAGATCATCAGGACAGACGGATGAAGCGGCGGACATCTTTCTACCTCCCCAAAGACGCTGCCAAGCACCTGCATATAAGCTCCCAAACACGTGTGCGAGAAGTCATCGAGGCACTGCTCAACAAGTTCACAGTGGTGGACAACCCGGCAAAGTTTGCCCTGTTTGAACGCACTGAGAGACAAAGTCAAG TGTTCATGCGTAAACTGTCTGATGATGAGTGTCCCCTCTCCCTGCGCCTGTGTGCTGGACCCAGTGAAAAAGTCATGAGTCTGGTTTTGAAAGAAAACGAGACAGGGGAAGTCAAT TGGGATGCATTTAGTTTTCCTGAGCTATGCAACTTTCTGCGCATCCTGAAGCGTGAGGAAGAAGAGCACGTGCGGCAGATTGTGAGGCGCTACGCTCTTGCTAGAGACACGATGAAGCAGGCCATGGCAAGGATTAGTACTCCTGGTTGA